A section of the Thunnus albacares chromosome 6, fThuAlb1.1, whole genome shotgun sequence genome encodes:
- the LOC122984455 gene encoding protein NLRC3-like isoform X1, translated as MDDLEKEEDRAESPEPEPSDTKQRAESPVSSCVSLKSDQSKKLPPNFSNEPRPSDTKQRAESPVSSCLSLKSDWSRKLPPDLSNEPRPSDTKQRAQSPVSSCVSLKSDQSKDFPPDLSNEPGPSDTKERKRRGVSVEEQLSHCSLCQDILKDPVSTSCGDRFCRQCAERSRTTPGLQTNSQTSTVQKSGLQEVLHEHKISLRRRCESVNEGTDEAGSETLLKRIYTELYITEGQSEGVNTQHEVRQLETASKMETLHETPIKCHNIFKVLPDQHKHIRVVLTNGVAGVGKTFSVRKFTLNWADGLKNQDVSLVILLSFRELNLIKDEQYSLLKMIHVFHPTLQKVTAEKLNDCKVLFIFDGLDESRLSLDFKSNDVVSDVTQKSSVNVLLINLIKGNMLPSALVWITSRPAAANQIPPTCVDRVTEVRGFTDTQKEQYFRKRFDDEELSSRIISHIKTSRSLHMMCHIPVFCWVIATVLEHMLTTDKRGELPKTLTDMYSHFLLVQTKRKKQKYDEGHQTRPQELTEADREVLLKLGRLAFEQLEKGNIMFYQEDLEQCGLDVTEASVSSGVCTEIFKREIVFFQKKVYCFVHLSIQEFLAAVYMYHCYTSNNTEVLKGFLGKDYRHRESKPKGFPKNISAYFRNKDVFLRKAMEKSLKSENGHLDLFVRFLHGLSLESNQSLLGGLLGQTENSPEIMQRAINNLKEMNTNVSPDRSINIFHCLMEMNDRSVHQEIQKFLKSENRSEKKLSVIHCSALAYMLQMSEDVLDELSLKKYNTSKEGRQRLIPAVRNCREAQLSDCGLSETHCEVVASALKSNPSHLRVLNLSKNKLQDSGVKLSAALESPNCRLETLRSVQWL; from the exons ATGGATGATttggagaaagaggaggacagagCAGAGTCTCCTGAACCTGAACCCTCAGACACcaa acagagagcagagtctccaGTATCCAGCTGTGTGTCTTTGAAGAGTGACCAGTCCAAAAAACTTCCTCCAAATTTCAGTAATGAACCTagaccctcagacacaaa acagagagcagagtctccaGTATCCAGCTGTTTGTCTTTGAAGAGTGACTGGTCCAGAAAACTTCCTCCAGATCTCAGTAATGAACCTagaccctcagacacaaa acagagagcacaGTCTCCAGTATCCAGCTGTGTGTCTTTGAAGAGTGACCAGTCCAAAGATTTTCCTCCAGATCTCAGTAATGAACCGGGgccctcagacacaaa agagagaaagaggaggggtgtttctgtggaggagcagctgtcCCACTGTTCTTTGTGTCAGGACATCCTGAAAGATCCAGTCTCTACCAGCTGTGGGGACCGGTTCTGCAGACAGTGTGCAGAAAGATCCAGAACAACACCTGGACTACAGACAAACAGTCAGACCAGCACTGTACAAA AAAGTGGTCTGCAGGAGGTTTTACATGAACATAAGATCAgtctgaggaggagatgtgaATCTGTGAATGAAGGGActgatgaagcaggaagtgaaacccTCCTCAAAAGGatctacactgagctctacatcacagagggacaaAGTGAAGGGGTTAATACCCAACATGAGGTGAGACAGCTTGAAACAGCTTCCAAGATGGAGACCCTCCATGAAACTCCAATCAAGTGTCACAACATCTTTAAAGTCTTACCtgaccaacacaaacacatcagagtTGTTCTGACGAATGGCGTCGCTGGTgttggaaaaaccttctcagtgcGCAAGTTCACTCTGAACTGGGCAGACGGCTTGAAAAACCAAgatgtcagtctggtgattctGCTTTCATTCAGGGAGCTGAACTTGATCAAAGATGAGCAGTACAGTCTCCTCAAGATGATTCATGTtttccatccaacattacagaaggtcacagcGGAGAAGCTCAATGACTgtaaagttttgttcatctttgacggcctggatgaaagcagactttcacTGGATTTCAAGAGCAATGACGTagtgtctgatgtcacacagaagtcatcagTCAACGTGTTGTTGATAAACCTCATCAAGGGGAATATGCTTCCCTCGGCTCTCGTCTGGATAACTTCCCgaccagcagcagcaaatcagatccctcctacaTGTGTTGACAGGGTAACAGAAGTACGAGGCTTCACTGACACCCAAAAGGAGcagtacttcaggaagagatttgATGATGAAGAACTgtccagcagaatcatctcacacatcaagacatccaggagcctccacatgatgtgtcacatcccagtcttctgctgggtcattgctacagttctggagcacatgttgactacagacaagagaggagagcttcccaagaccctgactgacatgtactcacacttcctgctggttcagacCAAGAGGAAGAAGCAAAAATATGATGAGGGACATCAGACAAGGCCACAGGAACTGACGGAGGCTGACAGGGAAGttcttctgaagctggggaggctggcatttgaacagctggagaaaggaaacatcatgttctaccaagaagacctggagcagtgtggtcttgatgtcacagaggctTCAGTGTCATCAGGAGTTTGTACAGAGATCTTCAAAAGAGAGATTGTGTTCTTCCAGAAAAAAGtctactgctttgttcatctgagcaTTCAGGAGTTTTtggctgcagtctacatgtaccactgttacaccaGCAATAACACAGAGGTACTGAAGGGCTTCCTGGGAAAAGACTACAGACACAGGGAATCAAAACCAAAGGGTTTCCCAAAGAACATTTCTGCTTATTTCAGAAACAAGGACGTCTTCCTGAGGAAAGCCATGGAAAAATCTCTCAAAAGTGAAAATGGCCACCTGGACCTGTTTGTTcgcttccttcatggcctctctctggagTCCAACCAGAGTCTCTTAGGAGGCCTGCTAGGTCAGACAGAGAACAGTCCAGAAATCATGCAGAGAGCCATCAACAACCTGAAGGAGATGAACACTAATGtctctcctgacagaagcatcaacatcttccactgtctgatggagatgaaTGACCGCTCAGTACATCAGGAGATCCAAAAGTTCCTGAAGTCAGAAAACAGATCAGAGAAGAAACTCTCCGTGatccactgctcagctctggcctacatgctgcagatgtcagaggatGTTCTGGATGAGTTAAGCCTGAAGAAGTACAACACATCAAAGGAGGGACGACAAagactgatcccagctgtgaggaactgcagagaGGCTCA
- the LOC122984455 gene encoding protein NLRC3-like isoform X3, whose amino-acid sequence MDDLEKEEDRAESPEPEPSDTKQRAESPVSSCVSLKSDQSKKLPPNFSNEPRPSDTKQRAESPVSSCLSLKSDWSRKLPPDLSNEPRPSDTKERKRRGVSVEEQLSHCSLCQDILKDPVSTSCGDRFCRQCAERSRTTPGLQTNSQTSTVQKSGLQEVLHEHKISLRRRCESVNEGTDEAGSETLLKRIYTELYITEGQSEGVNTQHEVRQLETASKMETLHETPIKCHNIFKVLPDQHKHIRVVLTNGVAGVGKTFSVRKFTLNWADGLKNQDVSLVILLSFRELNLIKDEQYSLLKMIHVFHPTLQKVTAEKLNDCKVLFIFDGLDESRLSLDFKSNDVVSDVTQKSSVNVLLINLIKGNMLPSALVWITSRPAAANQIPPTCVDRVTEVRGFTDTQKEQYFRKRFDDEELSSRIISHIKTSRSLHMMCHIPVFCWVIATVLEHMLTTDKRGELPKTLTDMYSHFLLVQTKRKKQKYDEGHQTRPQELTEADREVLLKLGRLAFEQLEKGNIMFYQEDLEQCGLDVTEASVSSGVCTEIFKREIVFFQKKVYCFVHLSIQEFLAAVYMYHCYTSNNTEVLKGFLGKDYRHRESKPKGFPKNISAYFRNKDVFLRKAMEKSLKSENGHLDLFVRFLHGLSLESNQSLLGGLLGQTENSPEIMQRAINNLKEMNTNVSPDRSINIFHCLMEMNDRSVHQEIQKFLKSENRSEKKLSVIHCSALAYMLQMSEDVLDELSLKKYNTSKEGRQRLIPAVRNCREAQLSDCGLSETHCEVVASALKSNPSHLRVLNLSKNKLQDSGVKLSAALESPNCRLETLRSVQWL is encoded by the exons ATGGATGATttggagaaagaggaggacagagCAGAGTCTCCTGAACCTGAACCCTCAGACACcaa acagagagcagagtctccaGTATCCAGCTGTGTGTCTTTGAAGAGTGACCAGTCCAAAAAACTTCCTCCAAATTTCAGTAATGAACCTagaccctcagacacaaa acagagagcagagtctccaGTATCCAGCTGTTTGTCTTTGAAGAGTGACTGGTCCAGAAAACTTCCTCCAGATCTCAGTAATGAACCTagaccctcagacacaaa agagagaaagaggaggggtgtttctgtggaggagcagctgtcCCACTGTTCTTTGTGTCAGGACATCCTGAAAGATCCAGTCTCTACCAGCTGTGGGGACCGGTTCTGCAGACAGTGTGCAGAAAGATCCAGAACAACACCTGGACTACAGACAAACAGTCAGACCAGCACTGTACAAA AAAGTGGTCTGCAGGAGGTTTTACATGAACATAAGATCAgtctgaggaggagatgtgaATCTGTGAATGAAGGGActgatgaagcaggaagtgaaacccTCCTCAAAAGGatctacactgagctctacatcacagagggacaaAGTGAAGGGGTTAATACCCAACATGAGGTGAGACAGCTTGAAACAGCTTCCAAGATGGAGACCCTCCATGAAACTCCAATCAAGTGTCACAACATCTTTAAAGTCTTACCtgaccaacacaaacacatcagagtTGTTCTGACGAATGGCGTCGCTGGTgttggaaaaaccttctcagtgcGCAAGTTCACTCTGAACTGGGCAGACGGCTTGAAAAACCAAgatgtcagtctggtgattctGCTTTCATTCAGGGAGCTGAACTTGATCAAAGATGAGCAGTACAGTCTCCTCAAGATGATTCATGTtttccatccaacattacagaaggtcacagcGGAGAAGCTCAATGACTgtaaagttttgttcatctttgacggcctggatgaaagcagactttcacTGGATTTCAAGAGCAATGACGTagtgtctgatgtcacacagaagtcatcagTCAACGTGTTGTTGATAAACCTCATCAAGGGGAATATGCTTCCCTCGGCTCTCGTCTGGATAACTTCCCgaccagcagcagcaaatcagatccctcctacaTGTGTTGACAGGGTAACAGAAGTACGAGGCTTCACTGACACCCAAAAGGAGcagtacttcaggaagagatttgATGATGAAGAACTgtccagcagaatcatctcacacatcaagacatccaggagcctccacatgatgtgtcacatcccagtcttctgctgggtcattgctacagttctggagcacatgttgactacagacaagagaggagagcttcccaagaccctgactgacatgtactcacacttcctgctggttcagacCAAGAGGAAGAAGCAAAAATATGATGAGGGACATCAGACAAGGCCACAGGAACTGACGGAGGCTGACAGGGAAGttcttctgaagctggggaggctggcatttgaacagctggagaaaggaaacatcatgttctaccaagaagacctggagcagtgtggtcttgatgtcacagaggctTCAGTGTCATCAGGAGTTTGTACAGAGATCTTCAAAAGAGAGATTGTGTTCTTCCAGAAAAAAGtctactgctttgttcatctgagcaTTCAGGAGTTTTtggctgcagtctacatgtaccactgttacaccaGCAATAACACAGAGGTACTGAAGGGCTTCCTGGGAAAAGACTACAGACACAGGGAATCAAAACCAAAGGGTTTCCCAAAGAACATTTCTGCTTATTTCAGAAACAAGGACGTCTTCCTGAGGAAAGCCATGGAAAAATCTCTCAAAAGTGAAAATGGCCACCTGGACCTGTTTGTTcgcttccttcatggcctctctctggagTCCAACCAGAGTCTCTTAGGAGGCCTGCTAGGTCAGACAGAGAACAGTCCAGAAATCATGCAGAGAGCCATCAACAACCTGAAGGAGATGAACACTAATGtctctcctgacagaagcatcaacatcttccactgtctgatggagatgaaTGACCGCTCAGTACATCAGGAGATCCAAAAGTTCCTGAAGTCAGAAAACAGATCAGAGAAGAAACTCTCCGTGatccactgctcagctctggcctacatgctgcagatgtcagaggatGTTCTGGATGAGTTAAGCCTGAAGAAGTACAACACATCAAAGGAGGGACGACAAagactgatcccagctgtgaggaactgcagagaGGCTCA
- the LOC122984455 gene encoding protein NLRC3-like isoform X2, with protein sequence MDDLEKEEDRAESPEPEPSDTKQRAESPVSSCVSLKSDQSKKLPPNFSNEPRPSDTKQRAQSPVSSCVSLKSDQSKDFPPDLSNEPGPSDTKERKRRGVSVEEQLSHCSLCQDILKDPVSTSCGDRFCRQCAERSRTTPGLQTNSQTSTVQKSGLQEVLHEHKISLRRRCESVNEGTDEAGSETLLKRIYTELYITEGQSEGVNTQHEVRQLETASKMETLHETPIKCHNIFKVLPDQHKHIRVVLTNGVAGVGKTFSVRKFTLNWADGLKNQDVSLVILLSFRELNLIKDEQYSLLKMIHVFHPTLQKVTAEKLNDCKVLFIFDGLDESRLSLDFKSNDVVSDVTQKSSVNVLLINLIKGNMLPSALVWITSRPAAANQIPPTCVDRVTEVRGFTDTQKEQYFRKRFDDEELSSRIISHIKTSRSLHMMCHIPVFCWVIATVLEHMLTTDKRGELPKTLTDMYSHFLLVQTKRKKQKYDEGHQTRPQELTEADREVLLKLGRLAFEQLEKGNIMFYQEDLEQCGLDVTEASVSSGVCTEIFKREIVFFQKKVYCFVHLSIQEFLAAVYMYHCYTSNNTEVLKGFLGKDYRHRESKPKGFPKNISAYFRNKDVFLRKAMEKSLKSENGHLDLFVRFLHGLSLESNQSLLGGLLGQTENSPEIMQRAINNLKEMNTNVSPDRSINIFHCLMEMNDRSVHQEIQKFLKSENRSEKKLSVIHCSALAYMLQMSEDVLDELSLKKYNTSKEGRQRLIPAVRNCREAQLSDCGLSETHCEVVASALKSNPSHLRVLNLSKNKLQDSGVKLSAALESPNCRLETLRSVQWL encoded by the exons ATGGATGATttggagaaagaggaggacagagCAGAGTCTCCTGAACCTGAACCCTCAGACACcaa acagagagcagagtctccaGTATCCAGCTGTGTGTCTTTGAAGAGTGACCAGTCCAAAAAACTTCCTCCAAATTTCAGTAATGAACCTagaccctcagacacaaa acagagagcacaGTCTCCAGTATCCAGCTGTGTGTCTTTGAAGAGTGACCAGTCCAAAGATTTTCCTCCAGATCTCAGTAATGAACCGGGgccctcagacacaaa agagagaaagaggaggggtgtttctgtggaggagcagctgtcCCACTGTTCTTTGTGTCAGGACATCCTGAAAGATCCAGTCTCTACCAGCTGTGGGGACCGGTTCTGCAGACAGTGTGCAGAAAGATCCAGAACAACACCTGGACTACAGACAAACAGTCAGACCAGCACTGTACAAA AAAGTGGTCTGCAGGAGGTTTTACATGAACATAAGATCAgtctgaggaggagatgtgaATCTGTGAATGAAGGGActgatgaagcaggaagtgaaacccTCCTCAAAAGGatctacactgagctctacatcacagagggacaaAGTGAAGGGGTTAATACCCAACATGAGGTGAGACAGCTTGAAACAGCTTCCAAGATGGAGACCCTCCATGAAACTCCAATCAAGTGTCACAACATCTTTAAAGTCTTACCtgaccaacacaaacacatcagagtTGTTCTGACGAATGGCGTCGCTGGTgttggaaaaaccttctcagtgcGCAAGTTCACTCTGAACTGGGCAGACGGCTTGAAAAACCAAgatgtcagtctggtgattctGCTTTCATTCAGGGAGCTGAACTTGATCAAAGATGAGCAGTACAGTCTCCTCAAGATGATTCATGTtttccatccaacattacagaaggtcacagcGGAGAAGCTCAATGACTgtaaagttttgttcatctttgacggcctggatgaaagcagactttcacTGGATTTCAAGAGCAATGACGTagtgtctgatgtcacacagaagtcatcagTCAACGTGTTGTTGATAAACCTCATCAAGGGGAATATGCTTCCCTCGGCTCTCGTCTGGATAACTTCCCgaccagcagcagcaaatcagatccctcctacaTGTGTTGACAGGGTAACAGAAGTACGAGGCTTCACTGACACCCAAAAGGAGcagtacttcaggaagagatttgATGATGAAGAACTgtccagcagaatcatctcacacatcaagacatccaggagcctccacatgatgtgtcacatcccagtcttctgctgggtcattgctacagttctggagcacatgttgactacagacaagagaggagagcttcccaagaccctgactgacatgtactcacacttcctgctggttcagacCAAGAGGAAGAAGCAAAAATATGATGAGGGACATCAGACAAGGCCACAGGAACTGACGGAGGCTGACAGGGAAGttcttctgaagctggggaggctggcatttgaacagctggagaaaggaaacatcatgttctaccaagaagacctggagcagtgtggtcttgatgtcacagaggctTCAGTGTCATCAGGAGTTTGTACAGAGATCTTCAAAAGAGAGATTGTGTTCTTCCAGAAAAAAGtctactgctttgttcatctgagcaTTCAGGAGTTTTtggctgcagtctacatgtaccactgttacaccaGCAATAACACAGAGGTACTGAAGGGCTTCCTGGGAAAAGACTACAGACACAGGGAATCAAAACCAAAGGGTTTCCCAAAGAACATTTCTGCTTATTTCAGAAACAAGGACGTCTTCCTGAGGAAAGCCATGGAAAAATCTCTCAAAAGTGAAAATGGCCACCTGGACCTGTTTGTTcgcttccttcatggcctctctctggagTCCAACCAGAGTCTCTTAGGAGGCCTGCTAGGTCAGACAGAGAACAGTCCAGAAATCATGCAGAGAGCCATCAACAACCTGAAGGAGATGAACACTAATGtctctcctgacagaagcatcaacatcttccactgtctgatggagatgaaTGACCGCTCAGTACATCAGGAGATCCAAAAGTTCCTGAAGTCAGAAAACAGATCAGAGAAGAAACTCTCCGTGatccactgctcagctctggcctacatgctgcagatgtcagaggatGTTCTGGATGAGTTAAGCCTGAAGAAGTACAACACATCAAAGGAGGGACGACAAagactgatcccagctgtgaggaactgcagagaGGCTCA
- the LOC122984455 gene encoding protein NLRC3-like isoform X4, which translates to MDDLEKEEDRAESPEPEPSDTKQRAESPVSSCVSLKSDQSKKLPPNFSNEPRPSDTKERKRRGVSVEEQLSHCSLCQDILKDPVSTSCGDRFCRQCAERSRTTPGLQTNSQTSTVQKSGLQEVLHEHKISLRRRCESVNEGTDEAGSETLLKRIYTELYITEGQSEGVNTQHEVRQLETASKMETLHETPIKCHNIFKVLPDQHKHIRVVLTNGVAGVGKTFSVRKFTLNWADGLKNQDVSLVILLSFRELNLIKDEQYSLLKMIHVFHPTLQKVTAEKLNDCKVLFIFDGLDESRLSLDFKSNDVVSDVTQKSSVNVLLINLIKGNMLPSALVWITSRPAAANQIPPTCVDRVTEVRGFTDTQKEQYFRKRFDDEELSSRIISHIKTSRSLHMMCHIPVFCWVIATVLEHMLTTDKRGELPKTLTDMYSHFLLVQTKRKKQKYDEGHQTRPQELTEADREVLLKLGRLAFEQLEKGNIMFYQEDLEQCGLDVTEASVSSGVCTEIFKREIVFFQKKVYCFVHLSIQEFLAAVYMYHCYTSNNTEVLKGFLGKDYRHRESKPKGFPKNISAYFRNKDVFLRKAMEKSLKSENGHLDLFVRFLHGLSLESNQSLLGGLLGQTENSPEIMQRAINNLKEMNTNVSPDRSINIFHCLMEMNDRSVHQEIQKFLKSENRSEKKLSVIHCSALAYMLQMSEDVLDELSLKKYNTSKEGRQRLIPAVRNCREAQLSDCGLSETHCEVVASALKSNPSHLRVLNLSKNKLQDSGVKLSAALESPNCRLETLRSVQWL; encoded by the exons ATGGATGATttggagaaagaggaggacagagCAGAGTCTCCTGAACCTGAACCCTCAGACACcaa acagagagcagagtctccaGTATCCAGCTGTGTGTCTTTGAAGAGTGACCAGTCCAAAAAACTTCCTCCAAATTTCAGTAATGAACCTagaccctcagacacaaa agagagaaagaggaggggtgtttctgtggaggagcagctgtcCCACTGTTCTTTGTGTCAGGACATCCTGAAAGATCCAGTCTCTACCAGCTGTGGGGACCGGTTCTGCAGACAGTGTGCAGAAAGATCCAGAACAACACCTGGACTACAGACAAACAGTCAGACCAGCACTGTACAAA AAAGTGGTCTGCAGGAGGTTTTACATGAACATAAGATCAgtctgaggaggagatgtgaATCTGTGAATGAAGGGActgatgaagcaggaagtgaaacccTCCTCAAAAGGatctacactgagctctacatcacagagggacaaAGTGAAGGGGTTAATACCCAACATGAGGTGAGACAGCTTGAAACAGCTTCCAAGATGGAGACCCTCCATGAAACTCCAATCAAGTGTCACAACATCTTTAAAGTCTTACCtgaccaacacaaacacatcagagtTGTTCTGACGAATGGCGTCGCTGGTgttggaaaaaccttctcagtgcGCAAGTTCACTCTGAACTGGGCAGACGGCTTGAAAAACCAAgatgtcagtctggtgattctGCTTTCATTCAGGGAGCTGAACTTGATCAAAGATGAGCAGTACAGTCTCCTCAAGATGATTCATGTtttccatccaacattacagaaggtcacagcGGAGAAGCTCAATGACTgtaaagttttgttcatctttgacggcctggatgaaagcagactttcacTGGATTTCAAGAGCAATGACGTagtgtctgatgtcacacagaagtcatcagTCAACGTGTTGTTGATAAACCTCATCAAGGGGAATATGCTTCCCTCGGCTCTCGTCTGGATAACTTCCCgaccagcagcagcaaatcagatccctcctacaTGTGTTGACAGGGTAACAGAAGTACGAGGCTTCACTGACACCCAAAAGGAGcagtacttcaggaagagatttgATGATGAAGAACTgtccagcagaatcatctcacacatcaagacatccaggagcctccacatgatgtgtcacatcccagtcttctgctgggtcattgctacagttctggagcacatgttgactacagacaagagaggagagcttcccaagaccctgactgacatgtactcacacttcctgctggttcagacCAAGAGGAAGAAGCAAAAATATGATGAGGGACATCAGACAAGGCCACAGGAACTGACGGAGGCTGACAGGGAAGttcttctgaagctggggaggctggcatttgaacagctggagaaaggaaacatcatgttctaccaagaagacctggagcagtgtggtcttgatgtcacagaggctTCAGTGTCATCAGGAGTTTGTACAGAGATCTTCAAAAGAGAGATTGTGTTCTTCCAGAAAAAAGtctactgctttgttcatctgagcaTTCAGGAGTTTTtggctgcagtctacatgtaccactgttacaccaGCAATAACACAGAGGTACTGAAGGGCTTCCTGGGAAAAGACTACAGACACAGGGAATCAAAACCAAAGGGTTTCCCAAAGAACATTTCTGCTTATTTCAGAAACAAGGACGTCTTCCTGAGGAAAGCCATGGAAAAATCTCTCAAAAGTGAAAATGGCCACCTGGACCTGTTTGTTcgcttccttcatggcctctctctggagTCCAACCAGAGTCTCTTAGGAGGCCTGCTAGGTCAGACAGAGAACAGTCCAGAAATCATGCAGAGAGCCATCAACAACCTGAAGGAGATGAACACTAATGtctctcctgacagaagcatcaacatcttccactgtctgatggagatgaaTGACCGCTCAGTACATCAGGAGATCCAAAAGTTCCTGAAGTCAGAAAACAGATCAGAGAAGAAACTCTCCGTGatccactgctcagctctggcctacatgctgcagatgtcagaggatGTTCTGGATGAGTTAAGCCTGAAGAAGTACAACACATCAAAGGAGGGACGACAAagactgatcccagctgtgaggaactgcagagaGGCTCA